The Bacillota bacterium genome includes the window ACATCGGTAGTGCCGCCACCGATGTCCACCACCATGTTGCCGCCCGGCATACTGATGGGCAGACCTGCGCCGATAGCCGCCGCCATCGGTTCCTCGATAGTATAGGCTTCTCCTGCCCCTGCTTCCCGTGCCGCCTGAATGACCGCACGGCGCTCCACGTTGGTGACTCCCGATGGCACGCACACCAGCACGCGGGGCTTCAGGAATCGCCGCCTGCCACATACCTTCGCAATGAGGTGCTCCAGCATCTTCTCGGTGGTGGTGTAGTCGGCGATGACGCCGTCGGACATCGGGCGGATAGCCACAATGTGCCCCGGTGTGCGCCCCAGCATTAAGCGCGCCTCTTCGCCGATGGCCAGCACTTTCTTGTTCTTCGTAGAGATAGCCACAACCGACGGCTCGCGCAGAACAATGCCCTTACCCCGCAGGTAGACCACGATATTCGCTGTTCCCAGGTCGATACCCAGCTCAGGTGTCAAACGGAACACACTGGCACCTCTTCCACAGAAACGGCAACAGGTTGATCGCTTTGCCTCAGGATTTGTGCTCCCAGCGATTGTAGTTTCGCGACCAGGTCTTCGTAGCCCCGGTCAATATGATGTATCTCTTCGATGGTCGTTTCACCCTCCGCGCCAAGCCCCGCAATCACCAGTGCGGCACCCGCTCGCAGGTCGGTGGCTTCTACAGTGGTACCGTACAGCTTCTCCACACCGCGCACCACGGCGGTACGGTTTTCCTGTTCGATGTCCGCGCCCATCTTGCGCAGTTCCTGCACGTATCGGAAACGGCGTTCGTACACCGTTTCGGTCACAATGGATACTCCCTCCGCCACGCACAGCAGGGCGGTCATCGGCTGCTGCATATCGGTGGGGAAACCGGGGTGAGGCATGGTCTTGATGTTCACCGCTTTGGGGCGTGTCTGCAGGTGCACCTGCACCCCTGCCTCATCCGTCTCGATCTGCACGCCGGCTTCCTGCAACTTCAGCAACACCGGTGTCATGTGCTCTGGGTTGGCATTGACGATGCGCACTTTGCCCCGCGTCATGGCAGCGGCAACGGCGTAGGTACCGGCTTCGAGACGGTCAGGGATGATGGTATATTCGCCACCACGCAAGCGGGACACGCCTTCAATGGTGATGCGTCGCGTGCCGTGCCCTTCGATGCGTGCGCCGAGCGCGATGAGGAAATTCGCCAGGTCTACCACTTCGGGCTCTTCCGCGGCGTTTTCAATCACCGTCGTGCCCTCAGCCAGTACCGCCGCGGTCATCAGATGCTGCGTGGCGCCGGCACTCGGATAGTCCAGATAAATGGTATTGCCTTTCAGCCGTCCCGCCTCGGCAGTGACGAAATCGCCGTCCATCTCTACCCGCGCTCCCAGCAGGCGCAGCCCCTTGATGTGGAAATCCACCGGTCGCGCGCCGATATCACAACCACCGGGTAGCGGCACCTTCGCGAAGCCGAAACGCGCTACCAGCGGTCCGGTGACACTGAACGAGGCTCTCATGCGGGTGACCAGGTTATGTGGCGCTTCCAGGTGACTGATACGACTGGCATCAATCAACAGTGAGCGTGGGTAGATGAACTCTACCACAGTGCCCAGGCGGCGCAGCATTGCCATCATCGTGTAAATATCGGTAATCAGGGGAAGGTTGTGCAGAATAACCGGCTCCGATGCCAGAACCGCCCCTGCCATGATGGCAAGCGCGGCGTTCTTGCTACCGCTCACGCAGACCTCGCCCTGTAAAGGTACGCCCCCGGTGATTGTAATGCGTTCCAAGTAAGCAGTCCCTCCTGAACATCTACAGTAAGATAAACACGATTCCCAATATCCACCCTGAATAGTATACAGGGGCGGTACTTCCGTGTCAAGGTGTGTCTTTTCTGAACCGGTTGGCGTGCGCCTACCAGTTAATCGGATACACGCTGATGTTGGTGAAACACCCGACCAGCGTCCAGAAGCCACCGTTCAGAAAGTCACCCAGAATTAAGCCGAAGAAGAACGGCAGTGACTGGCGGTAGAGCTTCATCCCGCCGAAGTGCAGTACCGCCCATTTCAACACCCATGCGATGATGAAGGGTAGCCATACCATCTGCATGGTGAGCGTGTGGGCAATCGCATAGCCAACGGGATGGAAGGGGAACCAGCTGAGCTGGGTGCGCAGGATCGTCAACACCACAGTAATCAGGAAGCCGAACACCACCGCAATGGTGCCGTTGGTATCCGCCTTCAGAGGCGTCTTGATGGCGTCCGCGAGCGCGTCGAAGGGGGTTCGCCCCATGTAGGTGCGCCAAGGTTCGGCTTTGGCACCCGCTCCGAACTGATACCAGATGGCTAAGGCGATGACGAACGAGACGACAAATCCCAGCGCAATTGCGGTCATCATCGCGATGGCGACCTGCCTCAGGTTTGCCCGCATCTCGCCGCCCATCTTGAAGCCGTCCAGCTGGTGGGGCATGGAGATACAGCGCAGGTCGAAATTCGCCAGCGGCGCGCGCATGTACGCCAGGATGGTCAGGTCCTGTATACGGAAGCCCGTTGTGCCGAAGGTGGTGGTCATCAGCTGATACACATCCACGCTGGGACCAAAAAGCCACGCATTGCCGCTTTCGGCGCGGGTACGCGTCGCTGCCATCATGTAAGACAGGGCAAGAAGCACCAGTATCGCTGCCGCCCCCCAGCTCATGCCTGCCACCACACAAAACGCCATACTACCGGTTAAACCGGCAAAGAAGCCAAGCACCGCCCAGCGGTATGGCATCGGCTCATCGCTATCATCGCCCTTCCCGCTCCATGCGGTCTGCCAGACCTCTTTCAGGTGTTTTCGAGCCAGATAGAGGCTGATCATCGCCAGTCCCAGGAACGCTCCCGCTCCCTGGTGTCCGGTCCACGGATACACGCTTTGCGCTGCGCCTCCTGCCGCTGCTGTCCATCCCATCGCCGAACCCAGCACTAACTCGGCTTTCGTCACCAGGTAGAAAAACCAGCAGCTAAAGGTCACCTCGAGCGACAGCAAGTAGGCAATGCCGATCACAAAGGGATAGAAAGACATGGGAGTATACCCGATGGCATTCCAGGGTGGCGTCGTCACCCACTGCGCGAGGTCCAGACGGCTGGTAGCCCGCAGGGGGATCTCTGGCACAGCAGGATAGTTGAGATGGATCGTGTTCAAGGTGCCCAGCGCAAAGGGAATGGCAAAGCCCAGCCACAGCAGGCGGTTGCTGAACAGGGATTGGGGTTCGCGGATAAGGGCGAGGGGCAGGGCAACGGTAGGAAAGGTGAGCCTTTCGCGCTCCACCCATTGGCGACGCAAGATTGCCATCAGGCACAGGCAGGTGAAAGTGTACACGGTCATGAACAGCGTCCAGACGGCGATCTGCTTCCACCATAACCCCAGAGGTACGGGTGCATTGCCCTGATAAAAATACTTCAGCGCGAACTCATTCTTTTGCGCCAGCCAGTCGGGGACGTAGCGATGAAACAGCTCTGCCCATTGATTTTCGGCAGAGGCGTAGTAGAAGGCAGCGGTCACTGTCGGCACGATGAAATGCAGTGCGCCCGAAGAGGAAAGCACGGTGGCTACCGTCATCATGACGTAGATAACCAGCAGCTCCTGCGGGCTCAGCGCCCAGCGCGCCGCCACCCGTCGCAAAAGCTGGTTGAGTACCACCAGCGCAACCAGTGCGTTAAACGCGCCGACGGGAATGGAAGTGTTCGCGAGGGCAGTGTGCCCTCGTTGACCCAGCACCAGCTCCGCCCAGTGTATCCACAGGTCGACCAGTATGACGCAGATGATGCCAAGAACCCATGCTCTCAGCGTTAAGGTGCGCCCTGTGGAGGCTACCGCTGTGGCTGCAGGCTCCTGCACACGCGCCCCGGCGACGCTGGTGGGGTAGGATGCTGTCCACTTCCGAAAGGAAAACATCGGCTAACCTCTGTGAACCCGTGTGAGATGTTCGTTTGTTAATCGTTTAATTACATCTCGTGCAGAAAATCTCCTTCTGCCTCAGCAGAGGAAGACTTCCTTCCGATAATACTTACAGGTGGCTTTCGCAAGCTGGAACGAGCCGTTTCAGTTACCCTGCATGTATCGGTAAGAGTTGCTGGTGAAGCCATATACGCGCACGTCTTGAGGAGGACGACATCATGGCGATTAAGCCTTCAGCGCAGGCTTCGGTGGATGGTAGTTTCTGGGTGTTTTTCAACGAGGACAAAACGCAGGCGATGCTGGTGGTAGCACCGCCTCAAGGCGACGGGAACCCTGTCAGAGTGGCAGATGTGGTACAGGCACTGGAGAAGATGGGTGTCGCCTACGGGATTGACCAGCAGGCGATTCGCGATACCATCGAGCGTGCGACGAATATTGCCAATAAGGTGCAGGCAGTGGTCGCACAGGGCGTACTGCCCGTGCATGGGGTCGACGCCAAAGTCAACTACCGCCTGCCCGAGGAAGCGGTGTTACGTCCTCTCCCCTACCTGCCGGACGGCAGCATTGACTACCTGCAGATAGACCCTGCGCGCTACGTGCAGACGGGGCAGCTGATTGCTACGGTGGTGCCTGCGCAGCACGGACGCCCCGGACGTACCTTGACCTTTCCTCCTCAGAACGTACCTCAGCGACCGGGCAAAGAGGCAAACCTGCGTGCAGGAGACAACGTGACCGCCTCGGAGGATAACCTGCAATTTACCGCAGAGGCATCGGGCTATGTGTATCTCTCCGGCGAGAAACTGTGCGTCCTGCCGGCGATACCGGTGGCAGAAGACATCCGAACCGCGTGCCAGTTTGCCGCATCGCTCGTTCTGAAAGGCAACCTGCTGGCGGGCGCGCAGGTGAAGGTTCAGGGCGACGCGGCTATCGGTGGACGGTGTGAAGAGGCTGCGCTGAGCGCGAGAGGGAGCTGTTATCTGGCTCAGGGAGCCCAGCGTTCGGAGATTGCTGCAGACGGAAATATCTTGCTGGGTTCCGGCGTGCAGGATTGCACCATAAGCACCCGTCGTTATGTCATCGCTTTAAATGAGAACGCCTCCCTGGCGGGGGGGCGCATTGTGGCATTTGAAGGCGTTGAGGCGTATACTATTGGTACACCTGCATGGACGCCCACCGAAGTGGTAGCGGGTGTGGACACGCTCGGCGACGAGCGGCTGTTTGAAATCGCAGAGGAGATGCGCCAGTGCGAGGATAACATACAAAAGATTAACCTCGCCCTGCGTCCTTTTGTTTCGGTGACTGCGGACGTTACCTCGCCGGAGAAGAAGGAGGCGATACAGCGGCTGATGGCGCACCGCCGTCGCCTGGAAGCACGGCTGAAGGAACTACAGCACGAAAAACGCAGCATCACCATCGCAGTGAACGCTCCTACTCGTGCCGAGGTGGTGGTGCGCGGGGTGGTCTACCCCGGCGTCAAGGTAACTATCGGCAAATACAGTTACCTTGTGGAAACCGAGATGCAGGCGGTTCGTTTTACCGTAGCACGAGGCGAGGCGCGAGTGCAGGTGAGATCGCTGGACAGACTACAGGAGAAGTAACATGAACAACGTGCGTTTGAATCGGCTGGTTCGCACTGAAAGCTCGGAGATCTATCTGATATGGCGTAACAACGAGCGAATCGGTCAGGTAGATATCCACTATGCTGCGGGCACCATCTACGCCACCCTGTTGCTGGAGGGCGATTTTGCTCCGGAGCAGGAGGAGACGCTGGTGGCGATGATCGACGAAGACATCGTGTCGAGCTATATGCCCCGTTTCGAGCGCGAGGATTTTGTGGTGCACGTCTTCCGCGCGGAGGAGATTGGACGCTACACCGATCCCAGTATGGATCTGGATGACATCGAAGGCTTCGACTTCGAAGACGAGGACGAGGAGGAAGAGGAGGACTAGCCTTCCTCCTCCAGAAGAACAGCCTTTCGGGCGCGCTCTGCCCATTTGCCCCTGCGGTGACGCAAGAGAAAATCGCGTACCTTCGCCGCACGAGGGGCGTCTCCCAGAGACAGGTAAGTGCGCATCAGCAGGTAGTGCGCCTCGCCATCCCAGTCAAAGCCCCGGTTGCCAAAGCGTGAGAACGGTTCCAGCGCCACTCGCGCCGCCTGCCACAGGTGTTTCTGCACCGCCGTCCGCCCCAGTTGCTTCAGGCGAAGATAGCTCTGCCGCACATGATGCAGCATGACCTGAACCAGCACGAACACCACCACGAAGTTCAACACCAGAAAACTCACCTGTCCCAGCCGCAGCAATGCCGCCAGAACCGTCATTACCAGCGGCGCTACCAGCATCAGTATGGTAATCCACAGCATGTACCGCCACCATATCACACGCAGCTCGCGCTGCGCCTCCTCGATAATCGCCTGTTCGGTAGCCGGTTTTCGTTCACTATCCTTTTTCCTTGCCATGTTCCTCCTCACGTGGTGCGCAGGATTGAGCAGGCTCTTACCAGCGATACTGCACTCTATGCTACAGGATAATCCACAGGACGACCTCTCACACCAGCCGCTCCCGCCTCAGCAATGTGATGAAAAACGGCGCGCCTATCAAAGCGGTAATCACTCCAACTGGTATCTCTGCCGGTCGGGCGACGCTTCGCGCCAGCGTGTCTGCCCAGACCATCAGTACCGCGCCCAGCACAGCCGCACTCCAGAACAACTGTCGGTGGTCGGAGCCGAACAGCCGCCGCGCAATGTGTGGTACCACCAGCCCCACGAAACCGATGATGCCACTGACCGATACCGCTGCCGCCGTGCACAGCGCCGCCAGCACAATGGCCCCCCTTTTCAGTCGCTCTACCTCAAAGCCCAGGTGCGCCGCGCTTTCTTCGCCCAGCGCGAAGGCGTTCAGCCCGTAAGCCATTGCACGCAGTCCCAGAATACCCAGTACCACAAACGGTAGAAGCAGTCGTATGCGCACCCACTCGGCATCGGCGAAGCTGCCCATTAGCCAGAACAGCACGCGCCCCACATCCGCCCCTGCGAGCGTCAGCATCAGCGTGACCACCGACCACATGAACGACCCCACCACAATCCCCGCCAGCAGAAACACCGACACGCGCAGCACGCCTTCCCGACGCGCTACCATCAACACCAGCACGATGGCGATGATGGCGCACACAAAAGCCGCTACCGGCACGCCGAAGCCATGCCATCTTGCTTCCCAACCTGCCAGCACCGCTGCGGACGCGCCCATTGCCGCACCCGACGAGACGCCAATAGTGTAGGGGTCCGCAAGGTCATTGCGCAGCAAGCCCTGCAGAATCACTCCCGCCACACTCAGTAACACCCCTACCATCGCCGCCATGGTCATGCGTGGCAGGCGCAGTTGCCATACGATGACGCTCAGGCTATCGTTGGAAGAGCCTCCTTCCCGAAGGATGCGCCATACCTGCTGTGGTGCAATCGGTTCGCTGCCCATGCACAGCGCTGCCACTACTGTGGCAACGACCAGCGCGGGAAGCAATATGCCAAGCACCCGGTAGCGCCTGAACCAGACCATGGGCATCGGCTTACCCTCGCTGCGCCTTAGCGATAATCTCCCGCAACAGTTCCAGCCCTTTCAGCAGGCGAGGTGTGGGGCGCACGAACAGGTTGGAGTCTACACTGTAGACCCGCTTGTTTTGCACCGCCTTCAGTTGTTTCAGCACCGGGTGTTCGTACAGCGGGGTGAGGCGGTCTTCGGGTACGGTGGTGATGATAACGTCGGGGTTGCGTGCCAGCAATGCCTCCGCGGAAAGGGGATAGTAGTTCGTCCCTCCATCTGCGGCGACGTTACGTCCGCCCGCGAGGTGAATCATGTCGTCCACGAACAGCTCACGTCCGGCTACCCACATGGGTAACGGTTCCACGTTCAGCGCAAACAGCACGCCCGGCTTTTGCCCAATGGCAGAACGAGAACGAGCCTCTCGTTGCGCCTGATGGAATCGTTGCGCCAGCGGTGCGGCTTCTTTTTCATGACCTGTTGCTTCGCCCAGCAGGCGGATCAGCCGCGCGACGTCCAGCCATGTCCTGGGGGCAACCACCAGCAGGGGCAGCCTCAGCCGCTCCAGCGTGGGAATAAACCGGCGATTGAGTACACCATCCGCGACCACCAAATCGGGGCGCTTCGCCACCACCGCCTCCACGTTCACGCGCATATCGCCGATTTTGGGCAGTCGCTTCGCGTCGGGCGGATAGTCGCAGTAGCTGGTCACGCCCACCACCTGCTTGCCCGCACCGATGGCGAAAAGCACCTCGGTGGTTCCCGGCGTTAAGGACACGATGCGCCGGGGGACACTTTTTAAGGTCAACACCTTGCCACGAAAGTCAGTCACCCGACGCGGAAACGCTGCTGGCGGCATCTCTCCTCCCATGACTCGAGCAAGCCTCGTACAACGGAAAGCGCGATTCACATTATACACCCCAGCCGTGCGCCTTGTCGAGGCGCAAAAGCGCTGCAAGGGCGGTGGTAAACCGCCCTTGCTTTATATGAA containing:
- a CDS encoding iron ABC transporter permease; its protein translation is MPMVWFRRYRVLGILLPALVVATVVAALCMGSEPIAPQQVWRILREGGSSNDSLSVIVWQLRLPRMTMAAMVGVLLSVAGVILQGLLRNDLADPYTIGVSSGAAMGASAAVLAGWEARWHGFGVPVAAFVCAIIAIVLVLMVARREGVLRVSVFLLAGIVVGSFMWSVVTLMLTLAGADVGRVLFWLMGSFADAEWVRIRLLLPFVVLGILGLRAMAYGLNAFALGEESAAHLGFEVERLKRGAIVLAALCTAAAVSVSGIIGFVGLVVPHIARRLFGSDHRQLFWSAAVLGAVLMVWADTLARSVARPAEIPVGVITALIGAPFFITLLRRERLV
- the murA gene encoding UDP-N-acetylglucosamine 1-carboxyvinyltransferase, with protein sequence MERITITGGVPLQGEVCVSGSKNAALAIMAGAVLASEPVILHNLPLITDIYTMMAMLRRLGTVVEFIYPRSLLIDASRISHLEAPHNLVTRMRASFSVTGPLVARFGFAKVPLPGGCDIGARPVDFHIKGLRLLGARVEMDGDFVTAEAGRLKGNTIYLDYPSAGATQHLMTAAVLAEGTTVIENAAEEPEVVDLANFLIALGARIEGHGTRRITIEGVSRLRGGEYTIIPDRLEAGTYAVAAAMTRGKVRIVNANPEHMTPVLLKLQEAGVQIETDEAGVQVHLQTRPKAVNIKTMPHPGFPTDMQQPMTALLCVAEGVSIVTETVYERRFRYVQELRKMGADIEQENRTAVVRGVEKLYGTTVEATDLRAGAALVIAGLGAEGETTIEEIHHIDRGYEDLVAKLQSLGAQILRQSDQPVAVSVEEVPVCSV
- a CDS encoding cobalamin-binding protein translates to MPPAAFPRRVTDFRGKVLTLKSVPRRIVSLTPGTTEVLFAIGAGKQVVGVTSYCDYPPDAKRLPKIGDMRVNVEAVVAKRPDLVVADGVLNRRFIPTLERLRLPLLVVAPRTWLDVARLIRLLGEATGHEKEAAPLAQRFHQAQREARSRSAIGQKPGVLFALNVEPLPMWVAGRELFVDDMIHLAGGRNVAADGGTNYYPLSAEALLARNPDVIITTVPEDRLTPLYEHPVLKQLKAVQNKRVYSVDSNLFVRPTPRLLKGLELLREIIAKAQRG
- a CDS encoding FapA family protein, encoding MAIKPSAQASVDGSFWVFFNEDKTQAMLVVAPPQGDGNPVRVADVVQALEKMGVAYGIDQQAIRDTIERATNIANKVQAVVAQGVLPVHGVDAKVNYRLPEEAVLRPLPYLPDGSIDYLQIDPARYVQTGQLIATVVPAQHGRPGRTLTFPPQNVPQRPGKEANLRAGDNVTASEDNLQFTAEASGYVYLSGEKLCVLPAIPVAEDIRTACQFAASLVLKGNLLAGAQVKVQGDAAIGGRCEEAALSARGSCYLAQGAQRSEIAADGNILLGSGVQDCTISTRRYVIALNENASLAGGRIVAFEGVEAYTIGTPAWTPTEVVAGVDTLGDERLFEIAEEMRQCEDNIQKINLALRPFVSVTADVTSPEKKEAIQRLMAHRRRLEARLKELQHEKRSITIAVNAPTRAEVVVRGVVYPGVKVTIGKYSYLVETEMQAVRFTVARGEARVQVRSLDRLQEK